A stretch of Malus sylvestris chromosome 11, drMalSylv7.2, whole genome shotgun sequence DNA encodes these proteins:
- the LOC126590400 gene encoding uncharacterized protein LOC126590400: MIPLPCGRELENKKNSMGGFGFLLIVSTNLLFLLYMSTISFAVDSIGPSQSILDGRTLVSKDGSFELGFFSPGSSKNRYLGIWYNYKNIPVQTVVWVANRCNPITDLSGVLMINNTGYLVVLGQNKTVFWSTSSVRHAESARVQLLDSGNLVLTDGKDGNSGTYLWQSFDYPSDTLLPGMKLGWDLRTGLKRRISAWKNAEDPCPGNFTYGIEMDLQAYPQAFVRNSTSKIYRAIPLNGLTFCGASEKHSTRYSFNFVYNDSEVYYMYNPTIKSITSRIVLNQTTSSCARFHWKKESQAWTVHSSRPRDLCDRYSFCGANSNCLIGQSPVCQCLKGFKPKSQEKWNLTDWSLGCVRNEPLSCQGRDKDGFVKFVGLKLPDTTHSWVDKTINLKECTAKCLENCSCTAYRSSDIGGRTGCTIWFGDLIDIAQVSAGGQEIFIRMPASELEKNDGKVKTAVIVAAVVVVVFSGLLLVGCYIRRSRKKFEEIRQRDQDNEGARNGELELPLFELTTLVSATDNFSSNNKLGEGGFGPVYKGTLVDGQEIAVKRLSRSSGQGLNEFMNEVIVIAKLQHRNLVKLLGCCVEEEEKMLIYEYLPNGSLDSFIFVLHSDLPVPDQPSGELLLDWPKRFNIICGIARGLLYLHQDSRLRIIHRDLKASNVLLDNEMNPKISDFGLARTLTGGDQTGGNTNRVVGTYGYMAPEYVIDGLFSVRSDVFSFGVLGLELISGRKNKEFYHPTSPNLIGHAWRLWNQGRHSELMDTCLGSSCVLSEVLRCIHVSLLCVQHHPEDRPSMASVVIMLGTEIALAPPKQPGFFMERESHEGGPCSGNELSITVLDPRLGSNPVEREIKNKSSMVHLLFPLMIGTNLLFLLSTICFAVNSISPSQSVRDGTTLVSKDGSFELGFFNSGSSTNRYLGIWYKNIPVRTVVWVANRCNPINDSSGMLMINGTGNLVLLGQNKSVVWWTSSVKNVQSARVELLDSGNLVLRDVVAGTHLWQSFDYPSDTLLPGMKMGWDLRTGVKRSLSAWKNSEDPCPGDFTYGIQMQLNTYPEAYVRIGTAKYYRTGPWNGLRFSGSPELKPNPLYSFKFVYNEDEVYYMYNLQDKSVISRIVLNQTTRSRDRFTWIEADQTWRAYSSVPRDLCDHYGFCGANGKCIIGENPVCQCLKGFRPKSQEKWNLTDWSLGCVRKKPLSCHGRDKDGFLKFSGLKLPDTTLSWVNKTINLEECRAKCLNNCSCMAYTSSDIRGGGTGCVIWFGELTDIRQFLVGGQELYIRMSASELEDNDRRLKTAMIVAITVAAIISGLLLAGYYIHRRRTKLKEVRETNRNNEEDLELPLFDVTTIATATDNFSSDNKLGEGGFGSVYKGTLADGQEIAVKRLSRSSGQGFNEFMNEVILIAKLQHRNLVKLLGCCVQGEEKMLIYEYMPNKSLDSFLFDQTGELLLDWPKRFDIICGIARGLLYLHQDSRLRIIHRDLKASNVLLDNEMNPKISDFGLARILVGGDQIGGNTNRVVGTYGYMAPEYALDGLFSVKSDVFSFGILVLEVISGIKNKGFYHPNHSQNLVGHAWKLWNEGRPLELIDTCLAGSCMLSEALRCIHVSLLCVQHNPEDRPNMASVVIMLGSEIALTHPKQPGFFTKMESHEAGNQSSSTNEISITLLEPR; encoded by the exons ATGATCCCATTACCATGCGGAAGGGAACTCGAGAACAAAAAGAATTCAatggggggttttggttttttgctTATCGTCAGTACTAATTTGCTCTTTCTGCTGTACATGTCCACAATTTCCTTTGCAGTTGACAGCATTGGTCCTTCGCAGTCTATACTTGACGGAAGGACCTTGGTTTCAAAAGATGGAAGCTTTGAGCTTGGTTTCTTCAGTCCAGGTAGCTCCAAGAATCGCTACTTGGGAATTTGGTACAACTACAAGAACATCCCCGTTCAAACTGTTGTTTGGGTGGCAAACAGATGCAACCCGATCACTGACTTGTCTGGCGTGTTGATGATAAACAACACAGGCTACCTTGTGGTGTTGGGTCAGAATAAGACTGTTTTTTGGTCAACAAGCTCAGTTAGACATGCCGAAAGTGCAAGGGTACAGCTCTTAGATTCTGGAAATTTGGTACTAACAGATGGGAAAGATGGAAATTCCGGAACCTATTTGTGGCAAAGCTTTGATTATCCCTCTGATACATTGTTACCGGGAATGAAGTTGGGTTGGGACTTGAGGACAGGTCTAAAACGACGTATATCAGCATGGAAAAATGCAGAAGACCCATGTCCTGGTAACTTCACTTATGGGATTGAAATGGATCTTCAAGCATACCCTCAAGCATTCGTTCGGAacagcacttcaaaaatctatcGTGCCATCCCATTGAATGGCCTTACATTCTGTGGTGCATCAGAAAAGCATAGTACGCGTTATAGTTTCAACTTTGTCTACAACGATAGTGAAGTGTACTACATGTACAACCCAACCATTAAGTCTATTACCTCAAGAATAGTTTTGAACCAAACTACCAGTTCGTGCGCTCGCTTTCATTGGAAGAAAGAAAGTCAAGCTTGGACGGTACATTCATCAAGACCTAGAGATTTGTGTGATCGTTATAGCTTCTGCGGAGCGAATTCAAACTGTCTCATTGGTCAGAGTCCAGTCTGCCAATGTCTAAAAGGATTCAAGCCTAAGTCTCAAGAAAAATGGAATTTGACGGACTGGTCTCTAGGATGCGTGCGCAATGAACCTTTAAGCTGCCAGGGAAGAGACAAAGATGGGTTTGTCAAATTCGTTGGTTTGAAATTACCAGATACTACACATTCTTGGGTGGACAAAACTATAAATCTCAAGGAATGCACAGCCAAATGCTTGGAAAACTGTTCCTGTACGGCTTATAGAAGCTCGGATATTGGAGGACGAACTGGCTGCACCATTTGGTTTGGCGATCTAATAGATATCGCACAGGTTTCGGCTGGTGGGCAGGAAATATTTATTCGAATGCCAGCTTCAGAGTTAG aaaaaaatgatggAAAAGTGAAGACAGCAGTGATAGTTGCAGCTGTGGTAGTAGTAGTGTTTTCTGGATTGCTGTTAGTTGGGTGTTACATTCGTCGAAGCAGGAAAAAATTTGAAG AAATAAGACAAAGAGATCAGGACAATGAAGGGGCACGAAATGGGGAACTTGAGCTCCCGCTCTTTGAACTGACTACATTAGTTAGTGCAACGGATAACTTTTCAAGCAATAACAAGCTTGGAGAAGGTGGCTTTGGACCTGTTTAcaag GGGACACTAGTAGATGGACAAGAAATTGCTGTGAAGAGGCTATCAAGAAGTTCAGGCCAAGGATTGAACGAGTTCATGAATGAAGTTATAGTAATTGCGAAACTTCAGCACCGAAATCTGGTAAAGCTTCTTGGTTGTTGCgttgaagaagaggagaaaatgCTGATCTATGAATACTTGCCCAACGGAAGCTTGGACTCCTTCATTTTCG TTTTGCATTCGGATTTACCCGTGCCAGATCAACCGAGTGGAGAACTTCTGTTAGATTGGCCTAAACGTTTCAACATTATTTGCGGAATTGCTCGTGGTCTCCTCTATCTTCACCAAGATTCGAGGCTGAGGATTATTCATAGAGATCTGAAAGCAAGTAATGTTTTACTTGACAATGAAATGAACCCgaaaatttcagattttggcTTGGCTAGAACATTGACTGGAGGAGATCAAACTGGTGGAAATACAAACAGAGTGGTTGGAACATA TGGTTACATGGCACCTGAATATGTTATAGATGGGCTATTTTCTGTGAGGTCTGATGTCTTTAGCTTCGGTGTTTTGGGACTGGAGCTCATTAGTGGAAGAAAAAATAAGGAATTCTACCATCCAACCAGCCCTAATCTTATTGGACAT GCATGGAGATTATGGAATCAAGGCAGGCACTCAGAACTTATGGATACATGTTTAGGAAGCTCATGCGTGCTATCAGAAGTGTTACGTTGCATACACGTTAGTCTCTTGTGTGTGCAACATCATCCTGAGGATAGACCAAGCATGGCGTCTGTGGTTATAATGTTGGGAACTGAGATTGCATTGGCACCGCCCAAACAACCCGGTTTCTTTATGGAAAGAGAATCGCATGAAGGAGGTCCTTGTTCAGGCAACGAATTATCCATTACGGTTTTGGATCCTCGA CTTGGATCAAACCCAGTAGAAAGGGAGATAAAGAACAAAAGTTCAATGGTTCATCTTTTGTTTCCGTTGATGATCGGTACTAATTTGCTCTTCTTGTTATCCACAATTTGCTTTGCAGTTAACAGCATTAGTCCCTCCCAGTCTGTTCGTGATGGCACGACCTTGGTTTCGAAAGATGGAAGCTTTGAGCTTGGTTTCTTCAATTCAGGTAGTTCCACGAACCGTTACTTGGGGATTTGGTACAAGAACATTCCAGTTAGAACTGTTGTTTGGGTTGCAAACCGATGCAACCCCATCAACGATTCTTCCGGCATGTTGATGATAAACGGCACAGGTAATCTTGTGCTGTTGGGTCAGAATAAGAGTGTCGTTTGGTGGACAAGCTCAGTTAAAAATGTCCAAAGTGCAAGGGTAGAGCTTTTGGATTCTGGTAATTTAGTCCTAAGAGATGTCGTCGCAGGAACCCATTTGTGGCAAAGCTTCGATTATCCTTCTGATACTTTGTTACCAGGAATGAAGATGGGATGGGACTTGAGGACTGGTGTAAAACGAAGTTTATCAGCATGGAAAAATTCAGAAGACCCTTGTCCGGGAGATTTCACTTACGGGATCCAAATGCAACTTAATACATATCCTGAGGCATATGTGCGTATAGGCACTGCAAAATACTATCGTACTGGCCCATGGAACGGACTGAGATTCAGTGGTTCACCAGAATTAAAGCCTAATCCACTTTACAGTTTCAAATTTGTGTATAATGAAGATGAAGTGTACTACATGTACAACCTTCAAGATAAGTCTGTAATCTCAAGAATAGTTTTGAACCAAACCACCAGGTCGCGTGATCGATTTACATGGATTGAAGCGGATCAAACTTGGAGGGCCTATTCATCGGTACCTAGGGACTTGTGTGATCATTATGGCTTCTGTGGAGCCAATGGAAAATGTATCATAGGTGAGAATCCAGTCTGCCAATGCCTGAAAGGATTCAGGCCTAAGTCCCaagaaaaatggaatttaacCGACTGGTCTTTAGGATGTGTGCGGAAGAAACCACTGAGCTGCCATGGAAGAGATAAAGATGGGTTTCTTAAATTTTCTGGATTGAAATTACCAGATACTACACTTTCTTGGGTGAACAAAACTATAAATCTCGAGGAATGCAGAGCCAAATGCTTGAACAACTGTTCATGTATGGCTTATACAAGCTCGGATATCAGAGGAGGAGGCACTGGTTGTGTCATCTGGTTCGGTGAACTAACAGATATCAGGCAGTTTCTGGTTGGTGGGCAGGAGCTATATATTCGAATGTCAGCTTCTGAGTTAG AAGACAATGATCGTCGATTGAAGACAGCAATGATAGTTGCAATTACCGTAGCAGCAATAATTTCTGGTCTTCTGTTAGCTGGATATTACATTCACCGAAGGAGGACAAAATTAAAAG AAGTAAGAGAAACAAATCGGAACAATGAAGAGGACCTGGAGCTTCCGCTCTTTGACGTGACCACAATAGCAACTGCTACAGATAACTTTTCAAGCGATAACAAGCTCGGAGAAGGTGGTTTTGGATCTGTTTACAAG GGGACCCTGGCAGATGGACAAGAAATTGCTGTGAAGAGGCTTTCAAGAAGTTCTGGCCAAGGATTTAATGAGTTCATGAATGAAGTTATACTGATTGCCAAGCTTCAGCACCGAAATCTCGTAAAGCTTCTTGGATGCTGTGTTCAAGGGGAGGAGAAAATGCTGATTTATGAATACATGCCCAACAAAAGCCTGGATTCCTTTCTTTTCG ATCAAACAGGAGAATTGCTGTTAGATTGGCCTAAACGTTTCGACATTATTTGTGGAATTGCTCGGGGTCTCCTCTATCTGCATCAAGATTCCAGGCTAAGGATTATTCATAGAGATCTGAAAGCAAGTAATGTTTTACTTGATAATGAAATGAATCCAAAAATTTCAGACTTTGGTTTGGCTAGAATATTAGTTGGAGGTGATCAGATTGGCGGAAATACAAACAGAGTGGTTGGAACATA CGGTTACATGGCACCAGAATATGCTCTTGATGGGCTATTTTCTGTCAAATCAGATGTCTTTAGCTTCGGTATTTTGGTCTTGGAGGTCATAAGTGGAATAAAAAACAAGGGATTCTACCATCCAAACCACAGCCAAAACCTTGTTGGACAT GCGTGGAAATTATGGAACGAAGGCCGGCCTTTAGAACTTATTGATACATGTTTAGCAGGCTCATGTATGCTATCAGAAGCGTTACGTTGCATCCACGTTAGTCTCCTATGTGTGCAACATAATCCTGAGGACAGGCCAAACATGGCATCTGTGGTTATAATGTTGGGAAGTGAGATTGCATTGACTCACCCCAAACAACCTGGTTTCTTTACAAAAATGGAATCACACGAAGCAGGTAACCAATCATCTTCAACCAATGAAATATCAATTACGCTTTTGGAGCCTCGATAA